A single window of Narcine bancroftii isolate sNarBan1 chromosome 13, sNarBan1.hap1, whole genome shotgun sequence DNA harbors:
- the LOC138748585 gene encoding transcription factor AP-4-like isoform X1 produces MAYYTAQKSLQEFRRAEKEVIGGLCSLSNVPLTPESQRDQDRRIRREIANSNERRRMQSINAGFQSLKVLLPHADGEKLSKAAILQQTAEYIFALEEDKTRLMQQNSHLKRMLQEYTGSSPKRKRGDESDEGIGSPDSADEELAELRQHLEKERLLRLTLEEKVKTLECQLQPNKMKEILHQAQLHQEHDKLVERRRQLAEEQQRTISIAQLPVTHSLPAPTHHPTVIVPAPLPPSVLQVNVVTMAPSTVISSVSTSKQNLDTIVQAIQHIEATEQGIKEEPVGMEKQVTTFLNLDGMQESLKEDKEWHELVTSPLIIKSSFGDIETEGQDTGQREMLAALRSPKVETEPVSSVLVPSTSI; encoded by the exons CCTCTCAAACGTTCCGCTGACACCGGAGAGCCAACGTGATCAGGACCGGCGCATCCGCAGGGAAATCGCCAACAGCAACGAGCGGCGGCGCATGCAGAGTATCAACGCTGGCTTCCAGTCCTTGAAGGTGCTGCTTCCTCATGCCGACGGCGAGAAGCTCAGCAAG GCAGCGATCCTACAACAAACGGCTGAGTACATCTTTGCACTGGAGGAGGACAAAACCCGGCTGATGCAGCAGAACTCACACCTGAAGCGGATGTTACAG gAATACACGGGCTCGTCCCCAAAGCGGAAGCGAGGAGATGAATCTGACGAAGGTATCGGTTCCCCAGATTCTGCGGACGAGGAGCTGGCAGAGCTCCGACAACACCTGGAGAAAGAGCGACTCCTGAGGTTGACGTTGGAGGAGAAG GTGAAAACCCTGGAGTGCCAGCTCCAGCCCAACAAAATGAAGGAGATCCTTCACCAAGCCCAGCTACATCAGGAGCATGACAAGTTGGTGGAACGACGGAGGCAACTggcggaggagcaacagagaacCATCAGCATCGCCCAG CTGCCTGTCACACACAGTCTCCCAGCCCCAACACACCACCCAACAGTCATCGTGCCAGCACCTCTACCACCAAGTGTCCTACAGGTCAACGTCGTTACCATGGCACCCAGCACCGTCATCAGCTCCGTGTCCACATCGAAACAGAACTTGGACACTATTGTACAG GCCATTCAGCATATTGAAGCCACAGAGCAAGGTATCAAGGAGGAACCAGTGGGAATGGAGAAACAAGTCACAACTTTTCTTAACCTTGATGGGATGCAAGAGAGCCTCAAGGAAGACAAGGAATGGCATGAGCTGGTGACCTCACCACTGATCATCAAGAGCTCTTTTGGTGACATAGAGACTGAAGGCCAAGATACCGGTCAGAGAGAGATGCTGGCGGCATTAAGGAGCCCCAAGGTGGAGACAGAGCCAGTTTCTTCTGTACTGGTGCCTAGCACCAGCATCTAA
- the LOC138748585 gene encoding transcription factor AP-4-like isoform X2 has translation MVLISHDICLSNVPLTPESQRDQDRRIRREIANSNERRRMQSINAGFQSLKVLLPHADGEKLSKAAILQQTAEYIFALEEDKTRLMQQNSHLKRMLQEYTGSSPKRKRGDESDEGIGSPDSADEELAELRQHLEKERLLRLTLEEKVKTLECQLQPNKMKEILHQAQLHQEHDKLVERRRQLAEEQQRTISIAQLPVTHSLPAPTHHPTVIVPAPLPPSVLQVNVVTMAPSTVISSVSTSKQNLDTIVQAIQHIEATEQGIKEEPVGMEKQVTTFLNLDGMQESLKEDKEWHELVTSPLIIKSSFGDIETEGQDTGQREMLAALRSPKVETEPVSSVLVPSTSI, from the exons CCTCTCAAACGTTCCGCTGACACCGGAGAGCCAACGTGATCAGGACCGGCGCATCCGCAGGGAAATCGCCAACAGCAACGAGCGGCGGCGCATGCAGAGTATCAACGCTGGCTTCCAGTCCTTGAAGGTGCTGCTTCCTCATGCCGACGGCGAGAAGCTCAGCAAG GCAGCGATCCTACAACAAACGGCTGAGTACATCTTTGCACTGGAGGAGGACAAAACCCGGCTGATGCAGCAGAACTCACACCTGAAGCGGATGTTACAG gAATACACGGGCTCGTCCCCAAAGCGGAAGCGAGGAGATGAATCTGACGAAGGTATCGGTTCCCCAGATTCTGCGGACGAGGAGCTGGCAGAGCTCCGACAACACCTGGAGAAAGAGCGACTCCTGAGGTTGACGTTGGAGGAGAAG GTGAAAACCCTGGAGTGCCAGCTCCAGCCCAACAAAATGAAGGAGATCCTTCACCAAGCCCAGCTACATCAGGAGCATGACAAGTTGGTGGAACGACGGAGGCAACTggcggaggagcaacagagaacCATCAGCATCGCCCAG CTGCCTGTCACACACAGTCTCCCAGCCCCAACACACCACCCAACAGTCATCGTGCCAGCACCTCTACCACCAAGTGTCCTACAGGTCAACGTCGTTACCATGGCACCCAGCACCGTCATCAGCTCCGTGTCCACATCGAAACAGAACTTGGACACTATTGTACAG GCCATTCAGCATATTGAAGCCACAGAGCAAGGTATCAAGGAGGAACCAGTGGGAATGGAGAAACAAGTCACAACTTTTCTTAACCTTGATGGGATGCAAGAGAGCCTCAAGGAAGACAAGGAATGGCATGAGCTGGTGACCTCACCACTGATCATCAAGAGCTCTTTTGGTGACATAGAGACTGAAGGCCAAGATACCGGTCAGAGAGAGATGCTGGCGGCATTAAGGAGCCCCAAGGTGGAGACAGAGCCAGTTTCTTCTGTACTGGTGCCTAGCACCAGCATCTAA
- the LOC138748585 gene encoding transcription factor AP-4-like isoform X3: MQSINAGFQSLKVLLPHADGEKLSKAAILQQTAEYIFALEEDKTRLMQQNSHLKRMLQEYTGSSPKRKRGDESDEGIGSPDSADEELAELRQHLEKERLLRLTLEEKVKTLECQLQPNKMKEILHQAQLHQEHDKLVERRRQLAEEQQRTISIAQLPVTHSLPAPTHHPTVIVPAPLPPSVLQVNVVTMAPSTVISSVSTSKQNLDTIVQAIQHIEATEQGIKEEPVGMEKQVTTFLNLDGMQESLKEDKEWHELVTSPLIIKSSFGDIETEGQDTGQREMLAALRSPKVETEPVSSVLVPSTSI; encoded by the exons ATGCAGAGTATCAACGCTGGCTTCCAGTCCTTGAAGGTGCTGCTTCCTCATGCCGACGGCGAGAAGCTCAGCAAG GCAGCGATCCTACAACAAACGGCTGAGTACATCTTTGCACTGGAGGAGGACAAAACCCGGCTGATGCAGCAGAACTCACACCTGAAGCGGATGTTACAG gAATACACGGGCTCGTCCCCAAAGCGGAAGCGAGGAGATGAATCTGACGAAGGTATCGGTTCCCCAGATTCTGCGGACGAGGAGCTGGCAGAGCTCCGACAACACCTGGAGAAAGAGCGACTCCTGAGGTTGACGTTGGAGGAGAAG GTGAAAACCCTGGAGTGCCAGCTCCAGCCCAACAAAATGAAGGAGATCCTTCACCAAGCCCAGCTACATCAGGAGCATGACAAGTTGGTGGAACGACGGAGGCAACTggcggaggagcaacagagaacCATCAGCATCGCCCAG CTGCCTGTCACACACAGTCTCCCAGCCCCAACACACCACCCAACAGTCATCGTGCCAGCACCTCTACCACCAAGTGTCCTACAGGTCAACGTCGTTACCATGGCACCCAGCACCGTCATCAGCTCCGTGTCCACATCGAAACAGAACTTGGACACTATTGTACAG GCCATTCAGCATATTGAAGCCACAGAGCAAGGTATCAAGGAGGAACCAGTGGGAATGGAGAAACAAGTCACAACTTTTCTTAACCTTGATGGGATGCAAGAGAGCCTCAAGGAAGACAAGGAATGGCATGAGCTGGTGACCTCACCACTGATCATCAAGAGCTCTTTTGGTGACATAGAGACTGAAGGCCAAGATACCGGTCAGAGAGAGATGCTGGCGGCATTAAGGAGCCCCAAGGTGGAGACAGAGCCAGTTTCTTCTGTACTGGTGCCTAGCACCAGCATCTAA